The Nitratidesulfovibrio sp. SRB-5 genome includes a window with the following:
- a CDS encoding ATP-grasp domain-containing protein, whose protein sequence is MNVVLVLAADTMLARVICRALHRRGFEVLVAATSEWPICAYSRYARRTFVHADPTLDEDGFIDDLRRICEENRVSVLLPVLGEAAVIARHRHRLGSDVRLLLGDADTLAIFADKYRTYGVAREAGVLVPEYRAVADLADDPAALAAFPCPCLAKPVWGWGGYGMHECADARALAALVADMPETTREGYFVQRRMAGDVVCVAMLCDAGRVHASDTFRIVASYPGRHGQSTVRETVRCDAAVESLRGLLEHVRWSGPCQADFIVDPATGAPYLIDINARYWNSLVQSTARGIDFPSLHCMLALGEECADAEPTAAGVTTAWLSRALRGDPALVLRRMFARGGGLAGRGIAACDDWDVHDPLPFFVWPVRNVLRNIMVRLAARRGNAA, encoded by the coding sequence ATGAACGTCGTCCTTGTCCTTGCCGCAGACACGATGCTTGCCCGCGTCATTTGCAGGGCCCTGCACCGCAGGGGATTCGAGGTGCTGGTGGCCGCCACCTCGGAGTGGCCCATCTGCGCCTATTCCAGGTACGCGCGCCGTACCTTTGTGCATGCGGACCCCACCCTGGACGAGGACGGGTTTATCGACGACCTGCGGCGCATTTGCGAGGAAAACCGGGTTTCCGTGCTGCTTCCGGTGCTGGGCGAGGCGGCGGTCATCGCGCGGCACCGCCACCGCCTGGGTTCCGATGTGCGGCTGCTGCTGGGCGACGCCGATACGCTGGCCATCTTCGCGGACAAATACCGCACCTACGGGGTGGCGCGCGAGGCGGGCGTGCTGGTGCCCGAATACCGGGCGGTGGCGGACCTTGCGGACGACCCGGCGGCGCTGGCTGCCTTTCCCTGCCCGTGCCTTGCCAAGCCGGTATGGGGATGGGGCGGGTACGGCATGCACGAGTGCGCCGACGCGCGGGCCTTGGCCGCGCTGGTCGCGGACATGCCCGAAACGACGCGCGAAGGCTATTTCGTGCAGCGCAGGATGGCGGGCGACGTCGTGTGCGTGGCCATGTTGTGCGACGCGGGCAGGGTGCACGCCAGCGACACCTTTCGCATCGTCGCTTCGTATCCGGGCAGGCACGGGCAATCCACGGTACGGGAGACGGTTCGGTGCGACGCCGCCGTCGAGTCCCTGCGCGGGCTGCTGGAGCATGTGCGGTGGTCGGGGCCGTGCCAGGCGGACTTCATCGTCGATCCGGCAACGGGCGCGCCCTATCTGATCGATATCAACGCGCGCTACTGGAATTCGCTGGTCCAGAGCACGGCGCGGGGCATAGATTTCCCCTCCTTGCATTGCATGCTGGCCCTGGGAGAGGAATGCGCGGACGCGGAACCGACCGCCGCCGGGGTGACCACCGCATGGCTCAGCCGGGCCTTGCGGGGCGATCCGGCCCTGGTGTTGCGACGGATGTTTGCCCGTGGCGGCGGGCTGGCGGGCAGGGGTATCGCCGCCTGCGACGACTGGGATGTGCATGATCCGTTGCCGTTTTTCGTGTGGCCCGTGCGAAACGTGTTGCGCAACATCATGGTGCGACTGGCCGCGCGGCGCGGCAATGCCGCCTGA
- a CDS encoding diaminopimelate decarboxylase → MSVLGGIGGVLRRYSCLRQKRQGKPPLSLWDVTDEGGVLAVGGMPCTRLARDYGTPLLVVDAAALRRRVQDVQAALDEVLPGAMLAYSYKTNCIPGILRMLHDAGVGAEVISPYEYWLSESLGVDGGQVVYNGVDKSRESIARAVARGTLVNIDSRDEIDVVLAEAREQRRTARVGLRLALNRSAQFGLDPEGDDLAHVVRNCLDAPGHADLVALHFNVTSNARHSGYHARCLSRALDVMSWLAREHEVRIRLLDVGGGFGVETSKNMSGAEYGLYRLFGVQPGAAWMDPFQDFRLYLRDLADTLRAFCARNDLPVPVVCIEPGRLLTSKAELLLTQVKAVKERPGAEPFAITDAGRLSQAFPCDFEWHEAFLASDLRRPPSRPYTVTGRVCTRSDWLYRGKLLPELATGDVLAVMDAGAYFSSYAMNFAFPRAAVVAVEDGRARVLRRREDFRHLVGMDDVVLADVTWDGGER, encoded by the coding sequence ATGTCGGTTCTTGGTGGCATTGGCGGCGTGCTGCGGCGCTATTCCTGCCTGCGGCAGAAACGCCAGGGCAAGCCCCCGTTGTCCTTGTGGGATGTCACGGACGAGGGGGGTGTGCTGGCCGTTGGCGGCATGCCGTGCACACGCCTTGCGCGTGATTACGGCACCCCGCTTCTTGTGGTCGATGCGGCGGCCCTGCGGCGGCGGGTGCAGGACGTGCAAGCCGCGCTGGACGAGGTGCTGCCCGGCGCCATGCTGGCCTATTCGTACAAGACCAACTGCATTCCCGGCATCCTGCGCATGCTCCACGACGCCGGGGTGGGGGCCGAGGTCATTTCTCCCTACGAGTACTGGCTGTCCGAAAGTCTGGGCGTGGACGGCGGGCAGGTGGTCTACAACGGTGTGGACAAGTCGCGCGAAAGCATTGCCAGGGCCGTGGCGCGGGGAACGCTCGTCAACATAGACAGCCGGGACGAGATCGACGTGGTGCTTGCCGAAGCCCGCGAACAGCGCCGCACTGCGCGGGTGGGGCTGCGCCTTGCCCTTAACCGCAGCGCCCAGTTCGGCCTGGACCCCGAAGGGGACGACCTGGCCCACGTGGTGCGCAACTGCCTTGACGCACCGGGCCATGCAGACCTTGTGGCCCTGCATTTCAACGTTACCAGCAACGCCAGGCACAGCGGCTATCATGCCCGCTGCCTGTCGCGCGCGCTGGACGTGATGTCGTGGCTCGCCAGGGAACACGAGGTGCGGATCCGCCTGCTTGACGTGGGCGGGGGCTTCGGCGTGGAGACGAGCAAGAACATGTCCGGTGCGGAATACGGCCTGTACCGCCTGTTTGGCGTGCAGCCGGGGGCGGCGTGGATGGACCCGTTCCAGGATTTTCGCCTTTACCTGCGCGACCTGGCGGACACGTTGCGGGCCTTCTGCGCCCGAAACGACCTGCCGGTGCCCGTCGTCTGCATTGAACCGGGCAGGCTGCTTACCAGCAAGGCCGAGTTGCTGCTGACGCAGGTCAAGGCCGTAAAGGAACGACCGGGGGCGGAGCCCTTTGCCATAACCGACGCAGGCAGGCTGTCACAGGCATTTCCCTGCGACTTCGAATGGCATGAGGCGTTTCTGGCCAGCGACCTGCGCAGGCCGCCGTCGCGGCCGTATACGGTCACCGGCAGGGTATGCACGAGATCGGACTGGCTCTACAGGGGCAAGCTGCTGCCCGAACTCGCCACCGGCGACGTGCTGGCGGTGATGGATGCAGGGGCCTACTTTTCGTCCTACGCCATGAATTTTGCCTTTCCCCGGGCTGCGGTGGTTGCCGTGGAGGACGGAAGGGCGCGGGTGCTGCGGCGGCGCGAGGACTTCCGGCATCTCGTGGGAATGGACGATGTCGTGCTGGCGGACGTTACCTGGGACGGAGGCGAGCGATGA